The following proteins are co-located in the Deltaproteobacteria bacterium genome:
- the sugE gene encoding quaternary ammonium compound efflux SMR transporter SugE codes for MGWTYLCIAGVFEVAWVVGLKYTAGFTRLWPSAVTLVIMGVSIYFLAQAVRTLPVGTAYAVWTGIGAVGTVILGMVLFGESREVLRLVCIALIIAGIVGLRLVSETPH; via the coding sequence ATGGGTTGGACCTACCTGTGCATCGCCGGCGTGTTCGAAGTGGCCTGGGTCGTCGGGCTCAAGTACACGGCGGGGTTCACCCGCCTGTGGCCGAGCGCGGTGACGCTCGTGATCATGGGAGTGAGCATCTATTTCCTGGCGCAGGCGGTGAGGACCCTACCCGTGGGCACGGCGTACGCGGTCTGGACCGGCATCGGCGCCGTGGGTACGGTGATACTGGGCATGGTCCTTTTCGGGGAATCGAGGGAAGTGCTGCGGCTGGTTTGCATCGCGCTGATCATCGCCGGCATCGTCGGGCTGCGGCTGGTCTCGGAAACGCCGCACTAG